One window of Cohnella hashimotonis genomic DNA carries:
- a CDS encoding FxsA family protein, which produces MIKRLMWIVIVAVLLEACGIYMMQRWIGGWPTFLLLLTGAVAGALLMQSEGRKVWGEARLQLSSGQMPGHAILDGICVLAGGLLLIVPGFLSDLVGLAMLLPWTRSLFRMGLYGWLAGKVQSGAFRISGGGFRRF; this is translated from the coding sequence ATGATAAAACGCTTGATGTGGATCGTCATTGTCGCCGTCCTGCTCGAGGCATGCGGTATTTATATGATGCAGCGATGGATCGGCGGTTGGCCAACCTTCCTGCTGCTCCTTACCGGCGCAGTCGCAGGTGCGCTGCTGATGCAATCCGAGGGACGTAAAGTGTGGGGCGAGGCGCGCCTCCAGCTTTCTTCCGGCCAAATGCCTGGACATGCGATTCTCGACGGCATCTGCGTGCTTGCAGGCGGGCTGCTTTTGATCGTGCCGGGATTTCTGTCCGACCTCGTCGGGCTCGCCATGCTGCTTCCGTGGACGCGCTCGTTATTCAGGATGGGGCTGTACGGCTGGCTCGCAGGCAAAGTACAGTCGGGCGCGTTTCGGATCTCAGGCGGCGGGTTTCGCAGATTCTGA
- a CDS encoding acetyl-CoA carboxylase carboxyltransferase subunit alpha, protein MDNKLPFEGPLSEQRRKIDHLKKVGVEQNIDFSEEIARLEEAYKKLEDEIYSNLSGAQIMHLARVHSRPTTLDYINEIFDDFIELHGDRLYGDDLAIVGGIARLNGVPVTVVGHQRGKDTKDNIQRFFGSPHPEGFRKALRFMQQANKFGRPIITFIDTKGAYPGDSAEARGQSEAIARNLKEMALLRVPVICVVIGEGGSGGALALGVGNRVLMLENSIYSVISPNGAASILWKDASKADQAAEAMKITAKDLLEFGIIEEIVPEPKGGAHLDPARTAEAVKAAVWRHLEELSGMSPEALVEDRYRKFRSVGKFAAPELV, encoded by the coding sequence ATGGACAATAAGCTCCCCTTCGAAGGCCCGTTGTCCGAGCAGCGCCGCAAGATCGACCATCTCAAAAAAGTCGGCGTCGAGCAGAACATCGACTTCAGCGAGGAGATCGCCCGGCTCGAAGAAGCGTACAAGAAGCTTGAAGACGAGATATACAGCAACCTGTCCGGCGCTCAGATCATGCACCTGGCCCGCGTTCATTCCAGACCGACTACGCTCGATTATATCAACGAGATTTTCGACGATTTCATCGAGCTGCACGGCGATCGGCTATACGGAGACGATCTGGCGATCGTTGGCGGCATTGCCAGGCTTAACGGCGTGCCGGTGACGGTAGTCGGCCACCAGCGGGGCAAAGACACGAAGGACAACATCCAGCGGTTTTTCGGCAGTCCGCATCCCGAAGGCTTCCGCAAGGCGCTTCGCTTCATGCAGCAGGCGAACAAGTTCGGCCGGCCTATCATTACCTTTATTGATACGAAGGGCGCTTACCCCGGCGATTCCGCCGAGGCGAGAGGGCAATCCGAAGCGATCGCCCGCAACCTTAAGGAAATGGCGCTGCTGCGCGTCCCCGTCATCTGCGTCGTGATCGGCGAAGGCGGGAGCGGCGGCGCGCTGGCGCTCGGCGTAGGCAATCGCGTGCTGATGCTGGAGAATTCCATTTACTCCGTTATCTCGCCGAACGGTGCGGCTTCGATCCTCTGGAAGGACGCCTCCAAAGCCGACCAGGCGGCGGAAGCGATGAAGATTACGGCCAAGGATCTGCTCGAATTCGGCATCATCGAGGAGATCGTGCCCGAGCCCAAGGGCGGCGCGCATCTGGATCCCGCCCGGACGGCCGAGGCCGTCAAGGCCGCGGTGTGGCGCCATCTCGAGGAGCTGTCCGGCATGTCGCCGGAGGCGCTCGTGGAAGACCGATACCGCAAGTTCCGCAGCGTGGGCAAGTTCGCCGCGCCAGAGCTCGTATGA
- a CDS encoding acyl-CoA thioesterase: MASAWLLHPLRVRYQECDQMGVVYHANYVNWFEIGRTEWVRRIGCDYREIETKGLLLPLVKLDVNFAQPARYDDWVTVCTRVADKTALRIEFESRIMKGDLTASVGRVSKDDPAGELLVSGVTKHVWVNNEWKPVRLDREAPEVWTAFKALAEA; the protein is encoded by the coding sequence ATGGCAAGCGCATGGCTTCTGCACCCGCTTCGAGTGAGGTACCAGGAATGCGACCAGATGGGCGTCGTCTATCACGCGAATTACGTGAACTGGTTCGAGATCGGGCGAACCGAATGGGTGAGGCGGATCGGCTGCGATTACCGGGAGATCGAGACGAAGGGACTGCTGCTGCCGCTCGTCAAGCTCGACGTCAACTTCGCGCAGCCTGCCCGTTACGACGACTGGGTCACGGTGTGCACACGGGTCGCGGACAAGACGGCGTTGCGGATCGAGTTCGAATCGCGGATCATGAAGGGCGACCTGACGGCGAGCGTAGGACGCGTGTCCAAGGACGACCCGGCGGGAGAACTTCTCGTGTCGGGCGTCACGAAACACGTCTGGGTGAATAACGAATGGAAGCCGGTCCGGCTCGACCGGGAAGCGCCGGAGGTTTGGACTGCGTTCAAAGCATTAGCGGAAGCGTAA
- a CDS encoding mechanosensitive ion channel protein MscL, whose product MIEFDVIVGGEVKETLRPNTSRLKEVYDYINEQMKLMRGKYGYEVRVMRRILY is encoded by the coding sequence ATGATCGAGTTCGATGTCATCGTCGGCGGCGAAGTCAAGGAGACGCTCAGGCCGAACACGTCGAGGCTGAAGGAAGTTTACGACTACATCAACGAACAGATGAAGCTGATGCGCGGCAAGTACGGCTACGAAGTCAGAGTAATGCGCAGAATTTTATATTAA
- the ppk1 gene encoding polyphosphate kinase 1, translated as MVRIEKGRATSMHGSQKYINRDLSWTEFNRRVLEEAEDPGTPLLERFQFLSIVASNLDEFMSVRVAGLREQLKAGFNKPDFTGYTQGGLLKRLSKRVARMVRLQYKTYRELLRLLSKENIALASWEDLNEEQQEAMTVYFQEIVFPVLTPMAVDTSRPFPLLHNKELYLAVVLRPEDMVGADQENGIYFAIVQVPSILTRTVEVAKRKGSRKNAYLLLEELIRVQIGQLFSGYVTESVHAFRVTRNADLALNEEGAEDLIKEMEKELRRRRRGFPVRLEIEKGMSIQARELLMEELEVGEEDIFEIDGPLDLTFLSKFTGSLPNMEHLRYPPIEPVYPAAFDVADDILSVLRERGDALVYHPYESFEVVNDFISEAAEDPDVLAIKMTLYRVSVNSVLVQALARAAESGKQVTVVVEIKARFDEARNIAWAKQLERAGCHVVYGLVGLKTHAKITLVVRREAGSLRRYVHVGTGNYNENTAKLYTDAGLFTTNPWIGADASALFNEMTGYSSPHDWRAFAVAPAGLRPRLYELIDREIESAKQGKPARIVAKINSLSSQPMVDKLYEASQAGVKVDLIVRGVCCLRPGVPGLSDNVRVISIVDRFLEHSRILYVSAGGEDEVFISSADWMSRNLSRRVELLCPVYDRGLRLALRNMLELNLQDNVKARELMSSGGYVRVQNDQPPLRSQFASSDIPLWKTIADAKDFT; from the coding sequence ATGGTTCGAATTGAAAAGGGGAGAGCGACAAGCATGCACGGATCCCAGAAATACATTAACCGTGATCTTAGCTGGACTGAATTCAACCGGCGCGTTCTTGAAGAAGCCGAGGACCCGGGCACGCCGCTGCTCGAGAGATTTCAATTTCTCTCGATCGTGGCGAGCAATCTGGACGAATTTATGAGCGTGCGCGTAGCCGGACTGCGCGAGCAGCTTAAGGCCGGCTTCAACAAGCCGGACTTTACCGGATATACCCAGGGCGGCTTGCTCAAGCGGCTGTCCAAGCGGGTCGCGCGCATGGTGAGACTCCAGTACAAAACGTACCGAGAGCTGCTGCGCCTGCTTTCCAAGGAAAATATTGCGCTGGCTTCCTGGGAAGATCTGAACGAGGAGCAGCAAGAGGCGATGACGGTCTATTTTCAGGAGATCGTCTTCCCGGTTTTGACGCCGATGGCGGTCGACACGAGCCGCCCGTTTCCGTTGCTTCACAACAAGGAGCTGTATCTGGCGGTCGTGCTGAGACCTGAGGATATGGTGGGCGCGGACCAGGAAAACGGGATTTATTTCGCCATCGTGCAAGTGCCGTCCATTCTTACGAGAACGGTGGAGGTCGCCAAGCGCAAAGGAAGCCGCAAAAACGCGTATTTGCTCCTGGAGGAGCTGATCCGGGTACAGATCGGACAGCTGTTCAGCGGTTACGTGACCGAGTCCGTGCACGCATTTCGCGTAACGCGCAATGCCGACCTGGCGCTTAACGAGGAAGGCGCGGAGGATCTTATCAAGGAAATGGAAAAGGAGCTGCGCCGCAGGCGAAGAGGCTTCCCGGTAAGGCTCGAGATCGAGAAGGGAATGTCGATTCAGGCCAGGGAGCTGCTCATGGAGGAGCTCGAGGTCGGCGAGGAGGATATCTTCGAGATCGACGGACCGCTCGACCTGACGTTCCTCTCGAAGTTTACGGGCTCGCTACCAAATATGGAGCATTTGCGATACCCGCCGATCGAGCCCGTCTACCCGGCTGCCTTCGACGTAGCGGACGATATTCTCTCCGTGCTGCGCGAGCGCGGGGATGCGCTCGTCTATCATCCTTACGAATCGTTCGAAGTCGTCAACGACTTTATCAGCGAGGCGGCGGAAGATCCCGACGTGCTCGCGATCAAGATGACGCTTTATCGGGTCAGCGTCAATTCGGTGCTCGTCCAGGCGCTTGCGAGGGCCGCAGAATCGGGCAAACAGGTGACGGTTGTCGTCGAGATTAAAGCACGGTTCGACGAAGCCCGCAACATTGCATGGGCCAAGCAGTTAGAACGCGCGGGCTGCCACGTCGTCTACGGCCTGGTCGGTCTGAAAACGCATGCCAAGATCACGCTAGTCGTGCGTCGGGAAGCCGGATCGCTGCGCCGGTACGTGCATGTAGGGACGGGCAACTACAATGAAAATACGGCCAAACTTTACACGGATGCCGGACTGTTCACCACTAACCCGTGGATCGGCGCGGACGCGTCGGCGCTTTTCAACGAGATGACTGGCTATTCGTCGCCGCACGATTGGCGTGCGTTTGCCGTTGCGCCTGCAGGTCTCCGTCCCCGGCTGTATGAGCTGATCGACCGCGAGATCGAGAGCGCCAAGCAGGGTAAGCCTGCGCGCATCGTCGCGAAAATCAATTCCTTATCCAGCCAGCCTATGGTGGATAAGTTGTACGAAGCGTCGCAAGCGGGCGTCAAGGTAGATCTGATCGTGCGCGGCGTATGCTGTCTGCGTCCCGGCGTGCCGGGCTTAAGCGACAACGTGCGCGTCATCAGCATTGTGGATCGATTTCTCGAGCACTCCCGCATCCTGTACGTGTCCGCTGGCGGCGAGGACGAGGTTTTCATCTCGAGCGCGGACTGGATGAGCCGCAACCTGAGCCGGCGCGTCGAGCTGCTGTGTCCGGTATACGACCGCGGTCTCCGGCTTGCGCTTCGCAATATGCTGGAGCTGAACTTGCAGGATAACGTCAAGGCCAGGGAGCTTATGTCTTCGGGCGGCTACGTTCGCGTCCAGAACGATCAGCCGCCGCTTCGCAGCCAGTTCGCTTCCAGCGATATTCCGCTATGGAAGACGATCGCCGACGCCAAAGATTTCACATGA
- the pyk gene encoding pyruvate kinase codes for MRKTKIVCTIGPSSESLENTKKLINAGMNVARLNFSHGDYEEHGNRIKNIRQACEELGKTVAILLDTKGPEIRLGKLKEEPIELVAGDHITLTTEEILGDRDRIPVTYKELPGDVHVGSTILIDDGLIGLTVTKIEGTEIECQIVNSGPIKSKKGVNVPGVAISMPGITEKDANDIRFGIEQGVDFIAASFVRRASDVLEIRELLEKHDARYIQIISKIENQQGVDNLDEILEVSDGLMVARGDLGVEIPAEEVPLVQKQMIEKCNRVGKPVITATQMLDSMQRNPRPTRAEASDVANAIFDGTDAIMLSGETAAGKYPVESVQTMSRIAERAESALRYREIFTKQAEAQQTTVTEAISQAVANSSLDLNAKAIVTSTESGYTARMVSKYRPKSPIIAVTPVEQVRRRLQLVWGVITVDGKSASTIDEMVDIAVQGAIHSGIVRLGDTVIITAGVPVGRSGTTNLIKIHNIGELIAKGQGIGSQSATGRVVVATSPDEAISKMTEGAILVTPATDREYMPAIQQAAAVITETGGITSHTAVVGLNLGIPVIIGVENATQLLHDGMEITLYAEHGVIYTGQAKVL; via the coding sequence ATGCGCAAAACGAAAATCGTCTGTACGATCGGCCCATCCAGCGAATCGCTCGAAAACACGAAAAAACTGATCAACGCAGGCATGAACGTGGCACGCTTAAACTTTTCCCACGGCGACTACGAGGAGCATGGCAACCGGATTAAAAATATCCGTCAGGCGTGCGAGGAGCTCGGCAAGACCGTCGCCATCCTGCTCGACACCAAGGGACCCGAGATTCGCCTCGGCAAGCTGAAGGAAGAGCCGATCGAGCTGGTGGCCGGCGATCACATCACGCTGACGACCGAAGAGATTCTCGGCGACCGCGACCGCATCCCGGTTACCTACAAGGAGCTGCCGGGCGACGTGCACGTCGGCTCGACGATCCTCATCGACGACGGCCTGATCGGCCTGACGGTCACCAAGATCGAAGGCACCGAGATCGAATGCCAGATCGTCAACAGCGGCCCCATCAAGAGCAAGAAGGGCGTCAACGTGCCGGGCGTCGCGATCTCCATGCCGGGCATTACCGAGAAGGACGCCAACGACATCCGCTTCGGCATCGAGCAGGGCGTCGACTTCATCGCCGCTTCGTTCGTCCGCCGCGCGAGCGACGTGCTCGAGATCCGCGAGCTGCTCGAGAAGCACGACGCGCGTTACATCCAGATCATCTCCAAGATCGAGAACCAGCAGGGCGTGGACAACCTCGACGAGATCCTCGAAGTTTCCGACGGGCTGATGGTCGCGCGCGGCGACCTCGGCGTCGAGATTCCGGCCGAAGAAGTGCCGCTCGTACAAAAGCAGATGATCGAGAAGTGCAACCGCGTCGGCAAGCCGGTCATCACGGCGACCCAGATGCTCGACTCGATGCAGCGCAACCCGCGTCCGACGCGCGCCGAAGCGTCCGACGTCGCCAACGCCATCTTCGACGGCACCGACGCCATCATGCTCTCCGGAGAGACGGCCGCGGGCAAGTATCCGGTCGAATCGGTTCAGACGATGTCCCGCATCGCCGAGCGCGCGGAGTCCGCGCTTCGCTATCGCGAGATCTTCACGAAGCAGGCCGAAGCCCAGCAGACGACCGTCACCGAAGCGATCAGCCAAGCGGTCGCCAACTCGTCGCTCGACCTGAACGCCAAGGCGATCGTCACGTCCACGGAGAGCGGCTATACGGCACGGATGGTATCCAAGTACCGTCCGAAGTCCCCGATCATCGCGGTAACGCCGGTCGAGCAGGTTCGCCGCCGTCTGCAGCTCGTCTGGGGCGTCATCACGGTGGACGGCAAGTCCGCTTCCACGATCGACGAGATGGTTGACATCGCCGTTCAGGGCGCGATCCACTCCGGCATCGTGCGCCTCGGCGACACCGTCATCATCACGGCGGGCGTACCGGTCGGCCGCTCCGGCACGACAAACCTGATCAAGATCCACAACATCGGCGAGCTCATCGCCAAGGGCCAAGGCATCGGGTCGCAGAGCGCGACCGGCCGCGTAGTCGTCGCGACTTCGCCGGACGAAGCCATCAGCAAGATGACCGAGGGCGCGATCCTCGTCACCCCGGCGACGGACAGGGAGTACATGCCTGCGATTCAGCAAGCGGCTGCCGTCATTACCGAGACGGGCGGCATCACGTCGCATACGGCGGTTGTCGGTCTTAACCTCGGCATTCCGGTCATCATCGGCGTCGAGAATGCGACGCAGCTGCTGCACGACGGCATGGAGATCACGTTGTACGCGGAGCACGGCGTCATCTATACCGGACAAGCCAAGGTACTGTAA